The Elaeis guineensis isolate ETL-2024a chromosome 13, EG11, whole genome shotgun sequence genome includes a region encoding these proteins:
- the LOC105056179 gene encoding uncharacterized protein isoform X6 gives MALRLPVSPFSPVHGYRRKLVKSLRCSAENQTQSQDARRLVLQIKEKLEREHPTLPAGKNGRDDEDMILWFLKDRRFSVEDAVAKLTKAIKWRQDFGVSELSEESVKSLYGTGKAYLHDFLDINGRPVLVVVASKHFPAVGIFLHHNQDSRKCLSYSIHVTSSTVIVNDIPVIIWSQKQDPSDNEKLSVFLIEKALRKLPSGTEEILVIIDLRGFRVENADVQFLKFLVRFCNMETVRKEYFTEETAPADFW, from the exons ATGGCTCTGCGACTTCCCGTCTCTCCTTTCTCTCCCGTTCATGGTTACCGTCGGAAGCTTGTGAAGAGCTTAAGATGCTCCGCGGAGAACCAGACCCAGTCGCAGGATGCCAGAAGG CTTGTGTTGCAAATCAAAGAAAAACTTGAAAGAGAGCATCCCACTCTGCCAGCAGGAAAAAATGGGAGAGACGATGAAGACATGATCCTTTGGTTTTTGAAGGACAGAAGGTTTTCTGTGGAAGATGCTGTTGCAAAATTAACAAAAGCTAtt AAATGGCGTCAAGACTTTGGTGTGTCAGAATTGTCAGAAGAGTCTGTGAAGAGCTTATATGGAACAGGCAAAGCTTATCTGCATGACTTCCTAGACATTAATGGGAGACCGGTTCTTGTGGTAGTGGCATCCAAGCATTTTCCTGCGGTAGGAATTTTTCTGCATCATAACCAGGATTCCCGTAAATGCCTCTCATATTCAattcatg TCACTTCCTCAACAGTCATCGTTAATGATATACCAGTAATAATTTGGTCACAGAAGCAAGATCCAAGTGACAATGAGAAGCTTAGTGTCTTTTTGATAGAGAAGGCATTGAGGAAACTTCCTTCTGGGACAGAAGAAATACTTGTAATCATTGATCTGCGAGGCTTCCGTGTGGAGAATGCGGATGTTCAATTCTTAAAGTTCTTG